The Streptomyces bacillaris sequence GCCGTTGATGATGCGGTCCATCGCGTCGCCGCCCGTCGGGTCGGTGAGGTTGGCGAGCATCTTGAGGGTGAACTTCATCAGCAGGGGGTGGGTCAGGCCGCGTTGGGTGGCGACCTTCATGACCTTCGGGTTGCCGATGAGCTTCACGAAGGCGCGGCCCATCGTGTAGTAACCGCCGTAGGTCTCCTTGAGGACCTTCGGGTAGTTGTTCAGGGCCAGTTCGCGCTGGGCGGGGGTGGCGCGGGCGTGGGCCTGGACGATGACGTCGGCGGCGATCTGGCCGGACTCCATGGCGTACGCGATGCCCTCGCCGTTGAACGGGTTGACCATGCCGCCCGCGTCACCGACCAGGAGGAGGCCCTTGGTGTAGTGCGGCTGGCGGTTGAAGGCCATGGGGAGGGCGGCGCCCCGGATCGGGATCGTCATGTTCTCCGGGGTGAAGCCCCAGTCCTCCGGCATCGAGGCGCACCAGGCCTTGAGGACCTCGCGCCAGTCCAGCTCCTTGAAGGCGGAGGAGGAGTTGAGGATGCCGAGGCCGACGTTGGAGGTGCCGTCGCCCATGCCGAAGATCCAGCCGTAGCCGGGCAGCAGCCGGTCCTCGGCGCCGCGGCGGTCCCACAGCTCCAGCCAGGACTCCAGGTAGTCGTCGTCGTGGCGGGGCGAGGTGAAGTACGTACGGACCGCGACGCCCATCGGGCGGTCCTCGCGGCGGTGCAGGCCCATCGCGAGGGAGAGGCGGGTGGAGTTGCCGTCGGCGGCGACCACGAGCGGGGCGTGGAAGGTGACCGGGGTCTTCTCCTCACCGATCCTCGCCTCGACGCCGGTGATCCGGCCGGTGCGCTCGTCCCGGATGGGGGCGCCCACGTTGCAGCGCTCGTAGAGGCGGGCGCCCGCCTTCTGCGCCTGCCGGGCCAGCTGCTCGTCGAAGTCGTCGCGTTTACGGACCAGTCCGTAGTCCGGGTAGGAGGCGAGTTCCGGCCAGTCCAGCTGGAGCCGGACGCCGCCGCCGATGATGCGCAGGCCCTTGTTGCGCAGCCAGCCGGCCTCCTCGGAGATGTCGATCCCCATGGAGACCAGCTGCTTCGTGGCACGGGGCGTGAGGCCGTCGCCGCAGACCTTCTCCCGGGGGAAAGCGGTCTTTTCCAGCAGCAGGACGTCTAGTCCGGCCTTGGCGAGGTAGTACGCGGTCGTGGAGCCCGCTGGGCCCGCTCCGACGACGATCACGTCCGCGCTGTGCTCGGAGAGGGGCTCGGTCACGGTCGGATCTCCCGAAGACTCGAATTCGCGTGCCGCGCGGCACATGTCCCGTGCAGTCTATGGGGGCCTGCAGAACAACCCTCCGAAGGGCTCCCTCATGTCGATAGCACCTGTTCCGCCGCCCACCGCTCCGGCGCCCGCCGTACGCCTGCGCGTACCGACCGACGAGGACGCCCTGATCTGGCACCGGATCTTCGACGACCCCGAGGTGATGGAGTTCCACGGCGGCCGGAGCGCGGAGTTCTCCGTCTACGAGGAGTTGACCGCGCGGCAGCGGCGGCACGACGCGGAGCTGGGCTTCTGCCTGTGGACGCTCACCGACGAGGACACCACCGTGCTCGGCTTCACCGGCGCCCAGCCCTGGCCGCACACCCACTTCGGCCCGGTCGGCGCCATCGAGATCGGCTGGCGGCTGGCACGCACGGCGTGGGGGCGCGGGTACGCCACCGCAGCCGCCCGCACCACGCTGGAGCGGCTGCGGGCGGCCGGGGTGCCGGACGTCGTCGCGATGATCGACTCCCGTAACGCCCGCTCCATCGCCGTGGCGGAGCGGCTCGGGATGCGGCACGCGGAGACCTTCACCACCCCGCGCGCCGGGCAGCAAGGGTACTGCTACCGGTTGGAGCTCTAACGATCGGGGGCGCTCAGGCGCGGGTGGCCCTGTGCAGGGCCACCACGCCGCCCGTGAGGTTCCGCCACGCCACCTTCGACCAGCCCGCCTTCTGAAGGAGTGCGGCGAGGCCGGGCTGGTCGGGCCAGGCGCGGATGGACTCGGCGAGATAGACGTACGCGTCCGGGTTGGAGGAGACCGCCCGTGCGGTGGGCGGGAGCGCGCGCATCAGGTACTCGGTGTAGACCGTGCGGAACGGGGCCCAGGTCGGCTGCGAGAACTCGCAGATCACGACCCGGCCGCCCGGCTTCGTCACCCGGTACAGCTCGCGCAGCGCGGTCTCGGTGTCCTGGATGTTGCGCAGGCCGAAGGAGATCGTGACGGTGTCGAACACCTCGTCCTTGAACGGCAGCCGCATCCCGTCACCGGCCGTGAACGGCATCCACGGGTGGCGGCGCTTGCCCACCTCCAGCATGCCGAGCGAGAAGTCGCACGGAACGACGTAGGCGCCGGCCTGGGCGAAGGGCTGCGAGGAGGTCGCGGTGCCGGCCGCCAGGTCGAGGATCTTCTGCGCGGGGCGGGCGTCGACCGCCGCCGCGACCGCCTTGCGCCACAGCCGGGCCTGGCCCAGCGAAATTACGTCGTTGGTCAGGTCGTAGTTGGCCGCCACACCGTCGAACATCGAGGCGACTTCGTGCGGCTGCTTGTCCAGGGAGGCTCGGGTCACCCCTCCATTCAAGCAGCCGGGGCGTACGGATCAGTGGGGGCGGTCCCCCGCTATCGCCACCCGCTCCCCGATGCGGCGGTGCGGGGCGTAGTCGTTGACCGCGCAGTGCTGCGTGGCCCGGTTGTCCCAGAATGCGACATCGCCCGCCCGCCAGCTGTACCGCACCTGGAACTCCGGCGCGTGCGCCTGCTGGAACAGCAGGCGCAGGAGGCGGTCGCTCTCCTCCTGCGCGAAGCCCACGATCCGGGTGGTGAAGGACGCGTTCACGAAGATCGTCCGGCGGCCGGTCACCGGATGGCGCCGCACCACCGGGTGCTCGACCGGCGGGAGCTGATCCTGGTGCGGAGCCAGCCGCTCCGGCGGGTAGAAGCGGGAGAACCCGGGGATGAAGTCGTGCACCGCCCGCGCCCCCCTCGATGCGCTCCTTCACCTCCTCGGGCAGGTTGTCGTACGCCGCCGCCATGTCCGCCCACAGCGTGTCCCCGCCCACCGGCGGCACCTCCCGCAGTTGGAAGACCGCGCCGAGCGCCGGGCGCTCACGGAAGGTGACGTCGGCGCTGATGCCGAGGTGCTCGATCAGGGTGTGGCCCTGGTAGCCGCGCACCCCGTCGTGCGTACCGGAGGTCTCCAGCAGCGCGTTCCACACGGCGGCGGGTGACGGGACCAGCACCGGGGACCAGAGCTGGAGCGCGGTCACCAGCTGCCAGAGCGCGAGGAGCGTGGCGAGGGCGACGAGGCGGAGCCCGACCCGGCGCCAACGGGCCCCGCGCTCCGGCCGCCGCCCCACGGGCGCGGGGGCAGAGGCGGGAGCAGGGGCGTCGGCGGCCCGTTTCCGTACGGAAGTGGGCGTGGTCATGGAGGGCTCCGGGAACGAGGGCAGGGAACGGCGGACCCATGCAGACAGCCACATATGCGGACATGTCAGGCGCGGAGAAGGTTCGTACTGCGGAGTGAGACGTTCCGTCCCGCCGGTCGGCCCCGCGAATCGATGGCGATCCGCCTTCAACCTTTTCCGCACCCGCGAACTCTGTAAGGGGTGGAACGAGGAGAGGGAGGGCGGATGCCGGCAGGGGCGGAGCCCGAGGGGGCGGCGGCGGACGGCGGGAGCGCCGCGTTCGAGGCGTACGCGCGGGACGGGCAGCGGCGGCTGTACCGCACGGCCTATCTGCTCTGCGGCAACATGGAGGGCGCCAAGGACCTGACGCAGACCACCCTGGCCAAGCTGTTCCAGCACTGGCGGCGGGCGAGCCGGGCCGACAACCTCGACGCGTACGCCAAGACCGTCCTCGTCCGTACGTATGTGGCCGAACGACGGCGTACCGTACGGGATTTGCTCGCCCACCGCTCCAACCCGCCGCGCCCTCAGGCCGATCCGGCCCCGGGTGCCGACCTCCGCGTCACCCTGCTCGCCCTGCTCGACGAACTTCCGCCCCGGGCACGGGCGATGGTCGTCCTGCGGTACTGGGACGATCTGAGCGTGGAGCGCGTCGCCTCGCTCCTGCGGTGCAGCGAGTCCACGGTGAAGAGCCAGTGCTCCCGTTCGCTCGTCCGGCTGCGCGCCCGCCTGGGCGATGTCCAGCTCTACTCCACCGGAAGCTGAGGGCCGGTCATGACCGCAGAACCACAGCCGGGTCACCCGGCAGGACCGGCCCCGGCCGACGAGGAGTTGTTCCGGGACGCGCTGTGCCGGACCGCCGACGACCTGCCCCCGCTGCCCGATCTGGTCCCCGACGCCGTACGGGAGGGGCAGCGGCGACGGGCCCGGAGGCGCGGGCTCGCGGTGGCGGGCGCCTTCACCGCGGTGACCTGCGTGACGCTGGGCATCGCCCTGCTGGGACCCTTGCTCCGGCACACCCCCGACGCCGAACCCGCCGCCCCTCCCTCCGGCCCGTCCATCACCCGGCCCGCGCCGGAACCCACGCCCACGCCGGGGCCCGCGTCCACGTCCACGCAGGGACCGACGGCTACCCCGGAGTCCTCCGCCACGTCCGCTCCTTCCGCCACTCCGGCGCCCTCGTTCACCCGGCCCGCGCCGGACACCTCCCCCGACCCGACGGAGCCCGTAACCGGCATGCCGACCCCCACCCCCTCGTCCTCGTACCCACCCGGGTCCCCGCCCCCGCCGCCCTCCTCCGCTCCGCCCGGCCCGGGACGGCCCGGCGACGGGCCGCACGCCGCGATACCGGGTTCCGGGGCCGCGTCATGACGGGCCGGCGCGGACCGGGCACCCTGCCGCGCGACGAACCGGCCCGTGGCACTGCGGTGTCGGGGCGGCGGGTCCGCCCGGGTGACCGCGCAGGTGACCGCCCGGGAGCCGGTGGTTCCCGGCGCGCACCGGGAGACCGCCCCCAGCCCCGCTCGCTCTCCCGGTCCCGCTCCCGTGAGCGGCGAAGACGGCGGAACCGGCGCCGGACGGTGGGGCTGGCCGTGCTCGCCCTGGCGGCGGTGGCCCTGGTGGCGGCCCTCCTCGACCGGCCCTGGCTGAGCGGCGACCCGTCCGTCACCGCCGCCCCGGACCCCGCGAGCGATCCCGCAGCAGGGACCGGTGACGACAGCGCCGAGACCCCGATCGCCCCGCCCCCGTCCCCTGAGCCCGAGCCCACACCCACCCCCGCCGACACCGACGATCGCTCCTCCCGCACCTCCGACGACGTGCCCGCCTCCGGCCCCGGGACGTTCAGCGTCGCCCGCGCGGGCGTCACCAGGTCCGGCAAGGGTGAGCCCTACCGGGTGGAGGTGGAGGACGGCATCGGCGTCGACCCCGACCGGGCCGCCGAGGAGATCGCCGCGATCCTGGCCCACCCGCGCGGCTGGAGCCACGGAGGCGAGCGTTCGTTCCGCCAAGTCACCGACACATCAGCCGGGTTGGTGGTCAAAATAGCCACCCCGGAGACCACGGACCGGCTCTGTGGTGCGTACGGCCTCAAGACCCGCGGTGAGGTCAACTGCCGGGGCGGCGAACAGGTGATGGTCAACTTGAAGCGCTGGCAGCTGGGTTCACCGCAGTTCGACGGGCCCGTCGCCGAGTACCGGGCCCTGATCATCAACCACGAGGTCGGCCACTGGCTGGGCCGCGGCCACGAGACCTGCCCGGGGAAGGGACGCCCGGCGCCCGCGATGATGCAGCAGATCGACGGACTGAAGGGGTGCGTCGCCAACGCCTGGCCGTACGACGCCAAGGGGCGCTATCTGGGCGGCCCTTCGGTGCCGTGAGCCCCGGGGCCGTACGCGTACGGACGTGGGGCTCAGCGGGCGCGGTGGACGAGCCGGCCCGCCAGTACGGTCGCCACGCACCGCCCGGCCCCGCCCGTGCGCAGGGCCTCCTCGGCGGGCACGTCGAAGACGGCGAGGTCGGCGCGCCCACCCACGGTCAGCGGGCCGTGGGCGGTGGCGGCGAGGTCACCGCCGTACGCGAAGGGGTCCAGGTCGCCGCCGGGCGCGGAGGGGTCCAGGTCGGCCGCACCAGAAGGGACGCGGCCGGGGGCGGGCACCACGGTCAGCCCGGACCGGGCCAGTGCCGTCCGCAGCGCGGGCTCCTCCGCGCCGAACGGGCCCACCACATGCGTGGTCCCGTGCCGCAGCATCCGCTGGAGCCCCCGCCGTACGCTGCCTGCCCGCCGGGCCGTGTCCATGGTCGCCGCGATCCGCTCGAACTCCTCGCCCCACAGGGGCAGTTCACCCAGCTCGTCGGCCTCGCGCGGGTCCGGGTGGTAGCAGCGGGTGAGCAGCGCGCGGGCCCGGTCCTGGCGGAGGCCGGGGGTGAGGAGGCCGGGCCAGCGGCGGACCCGGGCGGCCGGGTACGCGGCGGCGACCTCCTCGTACGGACCGATGGCGGCGATCCGGTCGCCGTCCACCACGACCGCCCCGTCCGCGACGGCCGCCGCGCCGACCGGAAGGACCAGCGGCGCGGCGTGGATCGTCAGCACGGGGACGTCAGTTGGCGTTGAGGAGCTTCAGCTCCGGGTGGGCCGTGCCGCCCTCGATCGCGGTGGAGGAGATGTGCGAGACCACGCGCTCGTCGACCGGGTCGTTCGCCGGGTCGTCGTGCACGACGAGGTGCTCGTACGTCGTGGCGCGCTGCGCCGGGACCCGGTCCGCCTTGCGGATCAGGTCGATGATCTCCAGCCGGTTGGAGCGGTGCT is a genomic window containing:
- a CDS encoding DUF3152 domain-containing protein, whose amino-acid sequence is MTGRRGPGTLPRDEPARGTAVSGRRVRPGDRAGDRPGAGGSRRAPGDRPQPRSLSRSRSRERRRRRNRRRTVGLAVLALAAVALVAALLDRPWLSGDPSVTAAPDPASDPAAGTGDDSAETPIAPPPSPEPEPTPTPADTDDRSSRTSDDVPASGPGTFSVARAGVTRSGKGEPYRVEVEDGIGVDPDRAAEEIAAILAHPRGWSHGGERSFRQVTDTSAGLVVKIATPETTDRLCGAYGLKTRGEVNCRGGEQVMVNLKRWQLGSPQFDGPVAEYRALIINHEVGHWLGRGHETCPGKGRPAPAMMQQIDGLKGCVANAWPYDAKGRYLGGPSVP
- a CDS encoding SigE family RNA polymerase sigma factor; translated protein: MPAGAEPEGAAADGGSAAFEAYARDGQRRLYRTAYLLCGNMEGAKDLTQTTLAKLFQHWRRASRADNLDAYAKTVLVRTYVAERRRTVRDLLAHRSNPPRPQADPAPGADLRVTLLALLDELPPRARAMVVLRYWDDLSVERVASLLRCSESTVKSQCSRSLVRLRARLGDVQLYSTGS
- a CDS encoding GNAT family N-acetyltransferase, with the translated sequence MSIAPVPPPTAPAPAVRLRVPTDEDALIWHRIFDDPEVMEFHGGRSAEFSVYEELTARQRRHDAELGFCLWTLTDEDTTVLGFTGAQPWPHTHFGPVGAIEIGWRLARTAWGRGYATAAARTTLERLRAAGVPDVVAMIDSRNARSIAVAERLGMRHAETFTTPRAGQQGYCYRLEL
- a CDS encoding imidazolonepropionase-like domain-containing protein, whose translation is MLTIHAAPLVLPVGAAAVADGAVVVDGDRIAAIGPYEEVAAAYPAARVRRWPGLLTPGLRQDRARALLTRCYHPDPREADELGELPLWGEEFERIAATMDTARRAGSVRRGLQRMLRHGTTHVVGPFGAEEPALRTALARSGLTVVPAPGRVPSGAADLDPSAPGGDLDPFAYGGDLAATAHGPLTVGGRADLAVFDVPAEEALRTGGAGRCVATVLAGRLVHRAR
- a CDS encoding demethylmenaquinone methyltransferase, whose translation is MTRASLDKQPHEVASMFDGVAANYDLTNDVISLGQARLWRKAVAAAVDARPAQKILDLAAGTATSSQPFAQAGAYVVPCDFSLGMLEVGKRRHPWMPFTAGDGMRLPFKDEVFDTVTISFGLRNIQDTETALRELYRVTKPGGRVVICEFSQPTWAPFRTVYTEYLMRALPPTARAVSSNPDAYVYLAESIRAWPDQPGLAALLQKAGWSKVAWRNLTGGVVALHRATRA
- a CDS encoding geranylgeranyl reductase family protein, with the protein product MTEPLSEHSADVIVVGAGPAGSTTAYYLAKAGLDVLLLEKTAFPREKVCGDGLTPRATKQLVSMGIDISEEAGWLRNKGLRIIGGGVRLQLDWPELASYPDYGLVRKRDDFDEQLARQAQKAGARLYERCNVGAPIRDERTGRITGVEARIGEEKTPVTFHAPLVVAADGNSTRLSLAMGLHRREDRPMGVAVRTYFTSPRHDDDYLESWLELWDRRGAEDRLLPGYGWIFGMGDGTSNVGLGILNSSSAFKELDWREVLKAWCASMPEDWGFTPENMTIPIRGAALPMAFNRQPHYTKGLLLVGDAGGMVNPFNGEGIAYAMESGQIAADVIVQAHARATPAQRELALNNYPKVLKETYGGYYTMGRAFVKLIGNPKVMKVATQRGLTHPLLMKFTLKMLANLTDPTGGDAMDRIINGLSKVAPKA